DNA sequence from the Streptomyces tsukubensis genome:
CGTGGGTGCCAGCCCGGTCTCCTCGGGGAAGGCGGGCGGCTCGGAGAGGTTGTTCGACGGCAGATAGGACAGCAGTGACTTCACGTACTCGACGGCGTCCTTCTCGTCCGCCGCCATATGGTGCGCCACACCCGACGTCGTGTTGTGGGTACGAGCGCCGCCCAGCGCCTCGAAACCGACGTCCTCGCCGGTCACCGTCTTGATGACATCGGGACCCGTGATGAACATATGGGACGTCTGATCGACCATCACCGTGAAGTCGGTGATCGCGGGCGAGTAGACGGCGCCGCCCGCGCAGGGGCCGACGACCAGGGAGATCTGCGGGATCACCCCGGAGGCATGGGTGTTGCGGCGGAAGATCTCGCCGTACATCCCGAGGGCGCTCACCCCTTCCTGGATGCGCGCGCCGCCGGAGTCGTTGATGCCGATAACGGGACAGCCGGTCTTCAGCGCGAAGTCCATCACCTTGACGATCTTCTGGCCGTAGACCTCGCCCAGCGCCCCGCCGAAGACGGTGAAGTCCTGGGAGAAGACGGCGACGGGACGGCCGTCGACGGTGCCGTAGCCGGTGACGACGCCGTCGCCGTACGGACGGGTCCGCTCCAGGCCGAAGTTGGTGGACCGGTGCCGTACCAGCTCGTCGAGTTCGACGAACGAGTCCTCGTCCAGGAGCAGGCCGATCCGCTCCCGCGCGGTCAGCTTCCCCTTCGCGTGCTGCTTCTCCACGGCCCGCGCCGAACCGGCGTGCACCGCCTCGTCGCTACGGCGCCGCAGATCCGCGATCCGGCCCTCGGTGGTGTGGCTGTCGTGCTGCTGTTCCGGCTCAGACATCGGGAAGCGGCTCCCTGGACGCGGACGAGGACCGGCGAAGGATCGGCGGGACTCGACGAGAACTGAAGGGGACTGGTGAGAACGGACGGCGGAGGGGTCGGGCACCGGGGGGTGGCAACTCGTTGCCGTCGGCTACCGGCTCGTAGCGTATCGGCGTGCCTACGCCCGCGCAGTGCGGCGTACGACACACCTACCCTGGCTTGCATGACGTCTGAGAATGCGCCAGGAAACACCAATGGAACCCGGTTCGCGGGGGCGGTGGGCGCGGGCGGCCGCTGGGGCGATCTGGACCGGCCGCCCCTGAACGCGGCCGCGCTGCGCCGGGCGGTGGTGCGGCCCGGGGGGCTGTGGACCTCCCTCGACGTCGTGCCGTCGACCGGCTCCACCAACGCGGACCTCGTCGCCCGGGCGCCCGGCAGCCCGGAGGGGGCCGTCCTGGTCGCGGAGGAGCAGACGGCCGGACGGGGGCGGTTGGACCGGCGGTGGAGTGCTCCCGCCAGGTCCGGGCTGTTCTTCTCCGTACTGCTGCGGCCGGGTCCGGACGTTCCGGTCGAGCGCTGGGGGTGGCTGCCGCTGCTCGCGGGCGTCGCGGCAGCGACGGGGCTCAGCCGGGCCGCCGGTGTCGATATGTCCCTCAAATGGCCCAATGACCTGCTGGTGACGGTCGACGGCGAGGAGCGGAAGACGGGCGGCATCCTGGCCGAGCGGGCCGGTGGGGCCGAGGACGGCGCGGTGGTCGTCGGGATCGGGATCAATGTGACCCTGCGCGCCGCGGAACTGCCCGTTCCCACGGCGGGCTCGCTGGCGCTGGCCGGAGCGGTGGGCACCGACCGCGATCCGCTGCTGCGGGCGGTGCTGCGGTCGCTGGAGCGGTGGTACGGCGACTGGCGCGCGGCGGGCGGCGACCCCATCGGCTCGAATGTGCAGGGGGCATATGCCGCAGGTTGTGCGACGCTGGGCCGTACGGTCCGTGCCGAGCTGCCCGGCGGCCGCGAGCGGACCGGCGAGGCCGTCGCCCTCGACGGTGACGGACGGCTCGTCCTGGCGCTGGAGAACGGGGAGCGGCTGGCCGTCGGCGCGGGCGACGTGGTGCATCTGCGCCCGCTCCCGCCCCGGTGAGAGCTTCCCCGGGGCGGTGCTCCGGCGATCCGGCCGCGGTACGGACGGCGGGGGCGCCGCGGGCGGTCCACGCACCCGGGCGGGTGCCCTTCCGCGCCGATGGCGGGCGGGTGAACCGGAACCGCCGCGGGGACGTGAGCCAGGGCACATCTGCCGTATCGTTGAGGCGATCGAGCGACAGATCGGCAGGGCAGTTGCGCAGGGAAAGGGCAGGAGGCGGCTGGTGACCGTCGACGACACCACTTCCGGCGCGGGCGCGTCCGACGGGTCCGGGACCGGTTCGGGAGCCGGGCGATCCGGCGGCTCCGGTGCTTCCGGCCGGCCGGACGGCTCCGGTACGGGCCGTTCCGGCGGCTCCCCGGCCTCCGCCGCCGCGTCCCGGTCGGGCGCAGGCGCAGGCGCCGTGCATCCGACCCCCCTGCACGCCGTCGACCACACCGCCGAACCCACCGACGACCCCCTCGCCATCCGCCTCGAACAGCTCATCCTCGGCGCCGAGCGGCGCTACACCCCCTTCCAGGCGGCCCGGACCGCCGGGGTCTCCATGGAGCTGGCCTCCCGCTTCTGGCGGGCCATGGGCTTCGCCGACATCGGCCAGGCCAGGGCCCTGACCGAGGCCGACGTCCTGGCCCTGCGCCGGCTGGCGGGCCTGGTGGAGGCCGGGCTTCTCAGCGAGCCGATGGCCATCCAGGTGGCCCGCTCCACCGGCCAGACCACCGCCCGGCTCGCGGAATGGCAGATCGACTCCTTCTTGGAAGGCCTGACCGAGCCGCCCGAACCGGGCATGACCCGTACCGAGGTCACGTACCCGCTGATCGAACTGCTGCTGCCGGAGCTCCAGGAGTTCCTCGTCTACGTCTGGCGGCGCCAGCTCGCTGCGGCCACCGGACGGGTCGTCCAGGCCGCCGACGACGAGGAGATGGTCGACCGGCGGCTCGCCATCGGCTTCGCCGACCTCGTCGGCTTCACCCGGCTCACCCGCCGTCTCGAAGAGGAGGAGCTCGGTGAACTCGTCGAGATCTTCGAGACCACGGCCGCCGACCTGGTCGCCGCGCACGGCGGACGGCTCATCAAGACCCTCGGTGACGAGGTGCTCTACGCGGCCGACGACGCGGGCACCGCCTCCGAGATCGCACTCCGGCTCATCGACGCGATGAACCACGACGACGCGATGCCCTCCCTCCGGGTCGGGCTGGCCTTCGGCACGGTCACGACCCGGATGGGCGATGTGTTCGGCACGACGGTCAACCTCGCGAGCAGGCTGACGTCGATAGCGCCGAAGGACACCATCCTGGTGGACGGCGCGTTCGCGCTGGACCTGATCAGGGCCGGGGACGCGCCCAAGTCCGAGACACAGGCGGCGGAGGAGGCGGCGACGGCCGAGAAGGAGGGCGAGCCCCCGCCGCCGTACCGCTACGCCCTCCAGCCGATGTGGCAGCGGCCCGTCCGGGGGCTCGGGATCGTCGAACCGTGGATGCTGTCGCGGCGTACGTGACGGGCCGCCGTGCCCGGAGCGGGTTCCGGTCCGTTGTGAGCGGGTAGGCGCGGTCCGGGTCGGCGGCGGGCGCGGCCCCGGCGGGCCGGTCGCGGTCTTGCGGGGGCGGGCAGGAGCCCGCATATGATCCCGTGAACCGTCGTTAACCGGGCCCGAGCGGTCCACGGGAGGGTGTCGGATGTCCGTACCGCCGTCGGATGGCGCGCAGTTCCCACTGGCCCCGTCGTTCCTGTCGGCGGACCCGCCGGACTCCCCGGCCTCCTCGGTGCCCGTCGTCGAAGGGCCGTTCGAGCAGCGTTTCGGGGAGTTCGTCGTCGTACGGACGCACGGCCATGTCGCCGAACTCGTCCTCGACCGGCCCGCGTCGATGAACGCGGTCTCCGCCGCGATGGCCCGCTCCATCGCCGCCGCCTGTGCCGCGCTCGCAGAGGACCGCGACGTCCGGGTGGCCGTCCTGACCTCCACCCACGACCGCGCCTTCTGCGTCGGCGCCGACCTCAAGGAGCGCAACGGGCTGAGCGACGCGGACCTGATGCGCCAGCGCCCGATCGCCCGCGCCGCGTACACCGGTGTGCTCGAACTGCCGATGCCCGCGATCGCCGCCGTCCGCGGCTACGCCCTCGGCGGCGGCTACGAACTCGCCCTGGCCTGCGATGTGATCGTCGCGGACGCGACCACCGTGGTGGCCCTGCCCGAGGTCTCCGTGGGCGTCATCCCCGGCGGCGGCGGTACGCAGCTGCTGCCGCGCCGGGTCGGCGCCGCCCGCGCCGCCGAGCTGGTGTTCACCGCTCGTCGGGTGGCCGCGGACGAGGCATTCGCCTTGGGGCTGGTGGACCGCCTCGCGGAGGGTGACGGCGACGCCAGGACGGAGGCGCTGGCGCTGGCCGACCGGATCGCCGGGAACTCCCCGGTCGGACTGCGGGCCGCGAAACGGGCACTGCGGCTGGGGCAGGGGCTCGACCTGCGGGCCGGTCTGGAAGTCGAGGACGCGGCCTGGCGCACGGTCGCCTTCTCCGGGGACCGTGCGGAAGGTGTCGCCGCGTTCAACGAGAAGCGGAAGCCGGAGTGGCCCGGCGAATAACCCGACCGCGCCCGTCACTCTGAGTCCCCCCCCAGTAGTGCCATATCGTCCTAAATCGGTCATGGGTCTTTAAGCTGGGGTGATGGCTGAGGATCAGCGGCTGCGGGCCGTAGTGGCACTGGCGCAGGCGATGGCGGCCGCGCAGACTCCCCGGGAGTTCTGGAGCGCGGCCGCGCTGGGCGCCTGCGCCGCCCTGGACGGCTCCTTCGCCGCGCTGTCGGTCTGGGAACGGGAGCTGGGCCGGCTGAAGGTACTGGTGAACGCGGGGGAGCGGACGCCGGACGAGGAGGAGTTCCCCGAGGCGGAGACCTACCCGGTCAACCGCTTCCCCGAGATCACCGAATTCCTGCACGAACGGTGGGCGGGCGGCGGGGAGCCGGAAGCCTGGGTCGAGACCGCGGAGTCCGGGGGCGTACCCGGGTTCGCGGCGTTTCCGGTGCCGGGCTCACCGGGGACGGGTCCGGTTCCCGGGGGCGTCGGGCCCGTGACCCCTGTTGGGGCCCGGCCCCCGGGCGGGTGGGCCGAGCCCGGACGGGACTCCGTCGTACCCGAGTACGGGCCCGCACCCGCGCCCGCCCGCGGCTACCGGCACCCCTCCTTCCCCGTCGGAACCGGCGGCCCGCGCGGCCGGGCGGCGGGCCTCCGGCGGCGGCGGCGCGGCTGCTGCGTCGTCGCGCCGATCGTGCTCCACGGGCGGGCCTGGGGCGAGCTGTACGTGGCCCGGCCCGTCGGCGCGCCCGTCTTCGGCCGCGACGAGGCCCACTTCGCGACCGTCCTCGCCGCCGTCGTCGCCGCGGGGATCGCCCAGACCGAACGCCTCGAAGAGGTACGGCGACTCGCCTTCACCGACCCCCTCACCGGTCTGGCCAACCGGCGCGCCGTCGACACCCGGCTCGACGAAGCGCTCGAACGGCACCGCACCGACGGCACGGTCGTCAGCCTCGTCGTCTGCGACCTCAATGGGCTCAAGAGCGTCAACGACACCCTCGGGCACGCCGTCGGAGACCGCCTGCTGGAACGGTTCGGCTCGGTGCTCTCCCTGTGCGGGGCGATGCTGCCGGACGCGCTCGCCGCGCGGCTCGGCGGCGACGAGTTCTGCCTGGTGTGCGTCGGGCCCGGCGCCGACGAGGTGGTGCGGGTCGCCGGTGAACTCTGCGTGCGGGCCGCGGAGCTGGAGCCCGGGGAGGGGGTGGCCTGCGGGGTCGCCTCCACGGGGGACCCGATCGGGGAGATCCCCACCGCCCGGCGGCTGTTCCGGCTCGCGGACGCGGCGCAGTACCGGGCGAAGGCGGCGCGCTCCGCGAAACCGGTGGTGGCGGGGCGGGACGGGGCGGTGCTGCGGCTGGCGGACACGCCGGTACGCCACGCCCGGGAGCGCCGGGCCTTCCGGGGGGTGGAGGGCCCTACTCCCCCGGAGGCACCTTGAGGCCTCGGGCCCCGGCCCCGGTCCCCCGGGGGTGGCGTTTCCCGCGGGGTGCGGGCTGCTCCTGCGCCTCAATCGCCGGCGGGGCTCAAAGATGGGTGACCGTTGCTCCGTGGTGTAGGTCGCCGGTCCTGTCCGGTGCGGGTGGGTCGGTGGCCTCCGGGCTCACCTCCTCGCGGCCTGCGATG
Encoded proteins:
- a CDS encoding acyl-CoA carboxylase subunit beta, with protein sequence MSEPEQQHDSHTTEGRIADLRRRSDEAVHAGSARAVEKQHAKGKLTARERIGLLLDEDSFVELDELVRHRSTNFGLERTRPYGDGVVTGYGTVDGRPVAVFSQDFTVFGGALGEVYGQKIVKVMDFALKTGCPVIGINDSGGARIQEGVSALGMYGEIFRRNTHASGVIPQISLVVGPCAGGAVYSPAITDFTVMVDQTSHMFITGPDVIKTVTGEDVGFEALGGARTHNTTSGVAHHMAADEKDAVEYVKSLLSYLPSNNLSEPPAFPEETGLAPTDEDRELDGLIPDSANQPYDMHTVVEHVLDDGEFLETQSLFAPNILTGFGRVEGHPVGVVANQPLQFAGCLDIDASEKAARFVRTCDAFNIPVLTFVDVPGFLPGVDQEYGGIIRRGAKLIYAYAEATVPLITVITRKAFGGAYDVMGSKHLGADLNLAWPTAQIAVMGAQGAVNILHRRAIAEAGDAEAQEETRARLIAEYEDALLNPYTAAERGYIDAVIVPSDTRAQIVRGLRHLRTKRESLPPKKHGNIPL
- a CDS encoding biotin--[acetyl-CoA-carboxylase] ligase, which gives rise to MTSENAPGNTNGTRFAGAVGAGGRWGDLDRPPLNAAALRRAVVRPGGLWTSLDVVPSTGSTNADLVARAPGSPEGAVLVAEEQTAGRGRLDRRWSAPARSGLFFSVLLRPGPDVPVERWGWLPLLAGVAAATGLSRAAGVDMSLKWPNDLLVTVDGEERKTGGILAERAGGAEDGAVVVGIGINVTLRAAELPVPTAGSLALAGAVGTDRDPLLRAVLRSLERWYGDWRAAGGDPIGSNVQGAYAAGCATLGRTVRAELPGGRERTGEAVALDGDGRLVLALENGERLAVGAGDVVHLRPLPPR
- a CDS encoding adenylate/guanylate cyclase domain-containing protein produces the protein MHPTPLHAVDHTAEPTDDPLAIRLEQLILGAERRYTPFQAARTAGVSMELASRFWRAMGFADIGQARALTEADVLALRRLAGLVEAGLLSEPMAIQVARSTGQTTARLAEWQIDSFLEGLTEPPEPGMTRTEVTYPLIELLLPELQEFLVYVWRRQLAAATGRVVQAADDEEMVDRRLAIGFADLVGFTRLTRRLEEEELGELVEIFETTAADLVAAHGGRLIKTLGDEVLYAADDAGTASEIALRLIDAMNHDDAMPSLRVGLAFGTVTTRMGDVFGTTVNLASRLTSIAPKDTILVDGAFALDLIRAGDAPKSETQAAEEAATAEKEGEPPPPYRYALQPMWQRPVRGLGIVEPWMLSRRT
- a CDS encoding enoyl-CoA hydratase/isomerase family protein, with the translated sequence MSVPPSDGAQFPLAPSFLSADPPDSPASSVPVVEGPFEQRFGEFVVVRTHGHVAELVLDRPASMNAVSAAMARSIAAACAALAEDRDVRVAVLTSTHDRAFCVGADLKERNGLSDADLMRQRPIARAAYTGVLELPMPAIAAVRGYALGGGYELALACDVIVADATTVVALPEVSVGVIPGGGGTQLLPRRVGAARAAELVFTARRVAADEAFALGLVDRLAEGDGDARTEALALADRIAGNSPVGLRAAKRALRLGQGLDLRAGLEVEDAAWRTVAFSGDRAEGVAAFNEKRKPEWPGE
- a CDS encoding GGDEF domain-containing protein, encoding MMAEDQRLRAVVALAQAMAAAQTPREFWSAAALGACAALDGSFAALSVWERELGRLKVLVNAGERTPDEEEFPEAETYPVNRFPEITEFLHERWAGGGEPEAWVETAESGGVPGFAAFPVPGSPGTGPVPGGVGPVTPVGARPPGGWAEPGRDSVVPEYGPAPAPARGYRHPSFPVGTGGPRGRAAGLRRRRRGCCVVAPIVLHGRAWGELYVARPVGAPVFGRDEAHFATVLAAVVAAGIAQTERLEEVRRLAFTDPLTGLANRRAVDTRLDEALERHRTDGTVVSLVVCDLNGLKSVNDTLGHAVGDRLLERFGSVLSLCGAMLPDALAARLGGDEFCLVCVGPGADEVVRVAGELCVRAAELEPGEGVACGVASTGDPIGEIPTARRLFRLADAAQYRAKAARSAKPVVAGRDGAVLRLADTPVRHARERRAFRGVEGPTPPEAP